One Vallitalea pronyensis genomic region harbors:
- a CDS encoding sulfite oxidase, whose protein sequence is MQREKVIIKPYLTTISLDPENQGTPIHFSDDWITPEPLFFLRNHYPYPPITPESFKLTVSGEVEEPGYFNYEQLLQMPSKTIVLPLECSGNKRKEFQPPTFGTQWDDGAISQGVWTGVPLRDLLQFSGLKTSACDIVFEGHDSGKIVGLEGDHPFARSIPIDVALHPDTLIAYALNDKPITYKHGYPLRLIVPKWYAMASVKWLKKITILDEPFDGPYQALDYHYFPYEDSDEDKVPVTTMKVNTIIQQPLPQSSLDPGIHLIYGIAWTGEGIIDKVDISFDKGASWLKTKLRQDQSETYSWTVWSYIWDVNKKGKYTVMVRATDTTGREQPAHVTWNRLGYGYNGISTINLQIV, encoded by the coding sequence ATGCAAAGAGAGAAAGTCATAATAAAACCATATTTAACCACCATTTCCTTAGACCCAGAAAATCAAGGTACTCCTATTCATTTTTCAGATGATTGGATTACGCCAGAACCTCTTTTTTTCCTTAGGAACCATTATCCTTATCCACCTATAACACCGGAATCCTTTAAACTTACAGTAAGTGGGGAGGTAGAAGAACCCGGATATTTTAATTATGAACAATTGTTGCAGATGCCCTCTAAAACAATTGTGTTGCCGTTAGAGTGTTCTGGCAATAAAAGAAAAGAATTTCAACCGCCTACATTTGGTACGCAATGGGATGATGGGGCCATAAGCCAAGGGGTTTGGACAGGAGTACCTCTTCGGGACTTACTTCAATTTTCTGGCTTAAAGACATCCGCTTGTGACATTGTTTTTGAAGGGCATGATTCTGGTAAAATTGTAGGTTTAGAAGGCGACCATCCCTTTGCTAGAAGTATACCAATTGACGTGGCACTGCATCCAGATACCCTTATTGCTTATGCACTAAATGACAAACCCATTACGTACAAACATGGATATCCCTTACGGTTAATTGTACCTAAGTGGTATGCCATGGCATCGGTGAAATGGCTAAAAAAAATAACAATTCTTGATGAGCCATTTGATGGTCCTTATCAAGCATTGGATTATCACTATTTTCCATATGAAGATAGTGATGAAGATAAAGTCCCTGTAACAACAATGAAGGTGAATACGATTATTCAGCAGCCCTTACCTCAATCCAGTTTAGATCCTGGTATACACCTTATCTATGGCATTGCCTGGACTGGAGAAGGTATCATTGACAAAGTTGACATTAGTTTTGATAAGGGAGCAAGCTGGCTAAAAACTAAATTAAGGCAAGACCAGAGTGAGACCTATTCATGGACCGTTTGGTCTTATATATGGGATGTGAATAAGAAAGGAAAGTATACCGTTATGGTGCGGGCAACAGACACCACAGGTAGAGAGCAACCTGCTCACGTGACTTGGAATAGACTTGGTTATGGGTATAATGGGATATCCACCATAAATCTACAAATTGTTTAA
- a CDS encoding bis-aminopropyl spermidine synthase family protein, translated as MIKIINYIEEIEKQVSIDEGIMAIEQFLIQVYFENPISNKELARKLYLPIPLVTAIKKEFIKVGVVKQERGITMTSKGYDYVEDYLGYRGLDKVLYNKLLNQAYDLEDVFSEELQIMEDIFDNRPTADMRVDQAHCTYITSLKRSLLALQYNTLIHKKILCVGDDDLVSISLGLLLRKLYGGTNQSKSEIHVIDVDDRYLDYIKEIANQYGLPIICHKMNLRQAMDKKLIGNFDSFYTDPPYTINGLSLFLSRGIAGLKKRKGLPIFFSFAHKSYDYSFDMMGKFYEMGLSLYRIMPKFNEYEGASIIGNIGQIMILNTTSYTTPVIKEDAYYEDNLYTREVKRGSREKVNS; from the coding sequence GTGATAAAAATTATTAATTATATAGAAGAAATCGAGAAGCAAGTATCCATAGATGAAGGTATTATGGCCATTGAGCAATTTCTTATACAAGTATATTTTGAGAACCCCATATCCAATAAAGAATTAGCTAGAAAACTATATCTGCCTATACCACTTGTAACAGCTATTAAAAAAGAATTTATTAAGGTTGGCGTCGTCAAACAAGAACGGGGCATAACCATGACATCAAAGGGTTATGACTATGTGGAAGACTATCTAGGGTATAGAGGGTTAGACAAGGTATTATATAATAAGCTGCTTAATCAGGCATATGACTTAGAAGATGTATTTTCAGAAGAACTACAGATCATGGAAGATATATTTGACAATAGGCCCACTGCGGACATGCGTGTTGACCAAGCCCATTGTACCTATATAACAAGCTTAAAAAGAAGCTTGTTGGCATTACAGTATAACACCCTTATTCATAAGAAGATACTATGTGTAGGTGACGATGACCTTGTCAGTATCTCCTTAGGTCTTTTATTAAGAAAACTCTATGGTGGCACCAATCAAAGTAAATCTGAAATTCATGTCATTGACGTGGATGACCGTTACCTTGATTATATAAAAGAGATAGCTAATCAATATGGATTACCCATTATTTGTCATAAAATGAATCTTAGACAAGCCATGGACAAGAAGCTCATAGGTAACTTTGACAGTTTTTATACGGACCCACCATACACCATAAATGGTCTGAGCTTGTTTTTATCAAGAGGAATAGCCGGTCTGAAAAAAAGGAAAGGACTTCCTATATTTTTCTCTTTTGCTCATAAGTCATACGATTATTCTTTTGATATGATGGGTAAGTTCTACGAAATGGGGCTTAGTTTATATCGTATTATGCCAAAGTTTAATGAGTATGAAGGAGCAAGTATTATAGGGAACATAGGGCAGATTATGATACTGAATACGACTTCTTATACTACGCCAGTTATTAAAGAAGATGCGTATTATGAGGACAACTTGTATACGAGAGAAGTAAAAAGGGGCTCAAGAGAGAAGGTGAATTCTTGA
- the speD gene encoding adenosylmethionine decarboxylase has product MSKKIKLHGFNNLTKTLGINFYDIYYVEERCQEAYTHYVNEKYSADKLTDILKTVAKKIEANVINIAKQDYEPQGASVNLLIAEGDSSDLSIDESCNGGVIQPHYLLGHLDKSHITVHTYPESHPHGHLYSVRTDIEVSTCGEISAIHALNYLMGIFRSQVISVDYRIRGFTRDTHGHKCYLDHKINSIQDFVEESYKQHYHMKDSNLINEHLFYTKMMLHKLDVEKCLFLKDKEIREEEKERHVLDSIRQEMQDIIEAR; this is encoded by the coding sequence TTGAGCAAGAAAATAAAATTACATGGATTTAATAATTTGACCAAAACCCTGGGTATTAATTTCTATGATATCTATTATGTTGAGGAAAGATGTCAAGAAGCCTATACCCATTATGTCAATGAAAAGTACAGTGCCGATAAGTTAACGGACATATTAAAAACAGTTGCAAAGAAGATTGAAGCAAATGTGATAAACATTGCGAAACAAGATTACGAACCCCAAGGAGCAAGCGTTAATCTGCTTATAGCAGAGGGGGATAGCAGCGATCTATCCATCGATGAATCTTGTAATGGCGGTGTTATACAACCGCACTATCTGTTGGGGCACTTGGATAAAAGCCATATCACGGTCCATACTTATCCGGAAAGTCATCCTCATGGGCATCTATATTCTGTTAGGACAGATATAGAGGTAAGTACTTGTGGTGAGATATCTGCCATTCATGCACTCAATTATTTAATGGGCATATTTCGTTCCCAAGTCATTTCGGTTGATTATCGAATAAGGGGCTTTACAAGGGATACACATGGACACAAGTGCTATCTGGATCACAAGATTAATAGCATCCAAGATTTTGTGGAAGAATCGTATAAACAGCACTATCACATGAAGGATTCTAATTTAATCAACGAGCATTTATTTTATACCAAGATGATGTTGCATAAGTTGGATGTTGAGAAATGTCTGTTTCTTAAAGATAAAGAAATACGGGAAGAAGAAAAAGAGAGGCACGTATTGGATAGCATCCGTCAGGAAATGCAAGATATTATAGAGGCAAGATAA
- a CDS encoding aminotransferase class V-fold PLP-dependent enzyme: MSIKNLNLKKYIIGPNTPIETTKGFIPRVYFNNSATTLILKPAMKKFFNLLPIYTYINVPPSNSKYITTMYEETRNVILEMVGADANRDVAIFTKNSTEAMNVLADVYLEADPEQVVLSTTMEHLANYLPYKARMQTELIAIGKNGNIDLEDYVLKLEKYQGKVKLVAVTGASNITGVVPPYYEMARLAHQYGAKIFVDIVQVIQHLPFTMKPHGYDEHIDFVAFSAHKAYSGLDGGALVGPYDVLEKYLPLDFGSGITQFIDSSKIIYDNPPQKYETGYPDVLGVITMSKALQFLKKVGLDNIAKYERKLYKYLLYRMEEVPDITIYDSHSPFVHIPYISFSLKGIHFKTVAAKLGLDHGIEIGNGTLGADLYVQFLLGLSNEEAYECYKSGMGYGVNRVSLGMYNTFEEIDVFIHALKEIALSTR, from the coding sequence ATGTCTATCAAAAATCTTAATTTAAAGAAGTATATCATTGGACCCAATACACCTATTGAAACCACAAAGGGTTTTATCCCAAGAGTCTACTTTAATAATTCAGCTACTACGTTAATACTAAAACCGGCAATGAAGAAGTTCTTTAACCTTCTTCCCATATATACCTATATCAACGTACCTCCTTCTAATTCTAAGTATATTACCACAATGTATGAGGAAACCAGGAATGTGATTCTTGAAATGGTTGGTGCAGATGCCAATAGGGATGTGGCCATATTCACAAAAAATTCAACAGAGGCTATGAATGTATTGGCAGACGTATACCTTGAAGCTGACCCTGAACAAGTTGTTCTATCCACTACCATGGAACACCTTGCCAATTATCTTCCTTACAAAGCAAGGATGCAAACGGAACTTATTGCGATCGGTAAAAATGGCAATATAGATTTGGAAGACTACGTATTAAAACTTGAAAAATATCAGGGTAAAGTTAAGCTGGTAGCGGTAACAGGGGCTTCGAATATCACAGGCGTCGTTCCTCCATATTATGAGATGGCTAGACTTGCCCACCAATATGGCGCTAAGATATTTGTTGATATTGTTCAAGTGATTCAGCATCTACCATTTACCATGAAACCTCATGGTTATGATGAACATATTGATTTTGTGGCTTTTAGTGCCCATAAAGCTTATTCAGGATTAGATGGTGGTGCACTCGTTGGGCCTTATGATGTGTTAGAGAAATATCTGCCATTAGATTTTGGTTCGGGTATCACCCAATTCATTGATTCTTCAAAAATCATCTATGATAATCCTCCCCAAAAATATGAAACAGGATATCCTGATGTATTAGGTGTGATAACCATGAGTAAGGCGCTTCAATTCTTGAAGAAGGTTGGGTTAGATAATATTGCAAAATATGAGAGGAAACTTTATAAATATTTGTTATATAGGATGGAAGAAGTGCCAGATATCACCATATACGATAGTCATTCTCCCTTTGTACATATTCCTTACATTTCTTTTTCATTAAAAGGCATTCATTTTAAAACGGTTGCTGCTAAACTTGGTTTAGACCATGGTATTGAAATTGGCAATGGTACATTAGGAGCTGATTTATATGTACAGTTTTTATTGGGGTTATCTAATGAAGAGGCTTATGAATGCTATAAAAGCGGTATGGGATATGGTGTTAATCGTGTAAGTTTAGGTATGTATAATACCTTTGAGGAGATTGATGTGTTTATCCATGCGCTGAAAGAAATAGCATTGAGCACCCGTTGA
- a CDS encoding TetR/AcrR family transcriptional regulator → MDKAEQRSLNKRSKILDSAIGLFLTHTVKKVTMDDIARQAHVSKVTIYKYFGDKESFYASIGETIFDRFYSRIENHHHEKETLTQRMINCTHVLIDFITSQNLSLCLALSQLNEQVKKEHEMFNAKIRKILISQIKEGKTLKLVRSDLSDDVIYHYIDMGLNYFQCNLEYRHKITTDLTFSKAFMTFIWSNIFMDYSDFQVNGSYE, encoded by the coding sequence ATGGATAAAGCTGAACAACGGTCGCTGAATAAGCGAAGTAAAATACTTGATAGTGCTATAGGTTTATTTTTAACGCATACGGTAAAAAAAGTAACAATGGATGATATAGCTAGACAAGCTCATGTTTCCAAGGTAACGATTTATAAGTACTTTGGTGATAAGGAATCTTTTTATGCATCCATTGGGGAGACGATTTTTGATCGATTTTATAGTAGAATAGAAAACCATCACCATGAGAAAGAAACGTTGACACAAAGAATGATTAACTGTACCCATGTATTAATTGACTTTATTACGTCGCAAAATCTATCGCTATGTTTGGCGTTAAGTCAGTTAAATGAACAAGTAAAAAAAGAGCATGAGATGTTTAATGCAAAAATAAGAAAGATATTAATAAGTCAAATTAAAGAAGGAAAAACATTAAAGTTAGTGCGTTCTGACCTAAGTGATGACGTAATCTATCACTATATAGATATGGGGTTAAATTACTTTCAATGCAACCTAGAATACAGGCATAAAATAACCACAGACCTAACATTTAGCAAAGCGTTTATGACCTTCATTTGGAGTAACATTTTTATGGATTACAGTGACTTCCAAGTGAATGGTTCATATGAGTAA
- a CDS encoding amidohydrolase family protein, which translates to MNKSNSLVIKNVHLVTMTDHKIKKNKTVIIDNGIIRSINDSNIDTTRYKNVMDGKGKYLMPGLINMHTHLGDNPDDLTLYLVNGVTTIRNMWGYGGFKLKHWLFGIRVFNHLELKRKINKGDIIGPRIFTAGPLLDGEKPFLPKFMPLRSLKNTDIVEDIIKEQVAKGYDFIKIYHMLSMQNFQEIIKAAEKHHIPVAGHVPDAVGIKKVLESNVRSIEHLYGFINPYHPESNVKEDNIQAMASLAAKTGTWNCPTLVAHERLANVKRQEEFEHEHQMNYVSKRNKKAMRFLIKKSNELYVKKNVKGNHDYMDKLYHIIQVLKEEGAGILLGTDKAVPYVVAGFSEHLEMKLLMDAGLSNYEAIQAATINAATCLNQEKEIGTIEIGKKADLILTHDNPLSDIHTIFNHMGVIKNGKFYSRETCDALLKGIKKPL; encoded by the coding sequence ATGAATAAAAGCAATTCACTGGTTATAAAAAATGTGCATTTAGTAACCATGACAGATCATAAAATCAAAAAAAATAAAACAGTTATTATAGATAATGGCATCATTAGAAGCATTAACGATAGCAATATAGATACGACAAGGTATAAAAATGTTATGGATGGAAAAGGGAAGTATCTTATGCCAGGCTTAATTAATATGCATACACACTTAGGCGATAATCCAGATGATTTAACCTTATATCTTGTAAACGGGGTCACCACTATCAGAAATATGTGGGGATATGGAGGATTTAAGTTAAAGCATTGGTTATTTGGAATAAGAGTATTTAATCACCTTGAGTTAAAGAGAAAAATTAATAAAGGTGATATCATAGGCCCAAGAATATTCACCGCTGGACCCCTATTAGATGGAGAAAAGCCGTTTCTACCCAAATTTATGCCCCTTCGTAGTTTGAAAAACACCGATATCGTTGAAGACATTATTAAGGAACAAGTAGCCAAAGGGTATGACTTTATTAAAATATACCATATGCTTTCCATGCAGAATTTTCAAGAGATTATAAAGGCAGCAGAAAAACATCATATCCCTGTAGCGGGACATGTGCCAGATGCCGTAGGGATTAAGAAAGTCTTGGAATCAAACGTTCGATCCATTGAACATTTATATGGTTTTATTAACCCCTATCACCCAGAATCTAATGTGAAAGAAGATAATATTCAAGCCATGGCAAGTCTTGCGGCGAAGACAGGGACTTGGAATTGTCCAACCCTAGTAGCCCACGAACGTTTGGCTAATGTTAAACGACAGGAAGAATTTGAACATGAACATCAGATGAACTATGTGTCAAAAAGAAATAAAAAAGCAATGAGATTCCTAATAAAAAAATCAAATGAACTTTATGTAAAAAAGAATGTTAAAGGAAATCATGACTATATGGATAAACTGTATCACATTATCCAAGTGTTAAAAGAAGAAGGAGCAGGTATTCTATTAGGCACGGATAAAGCGGTTCCATATGTTGTAGCTGGTTTTTCTGAACACCTTGAAATGAAATTATTAATGGATGCTGGCTTAAGTAATTATGAGGCGATCCAGGCGGCAACCATAAACGCTGCAACGTGTTTAAATCAAGAAAAAGAAATCGGAACCATAGAAATTGGTAAGAAAGCAGATTTGATTTTAACCCATGATAACCCACTATCTGACATCCATACAATATTCAACCATATGGGCGTCATTAAAAATGGAAAATTCTACTCTAGAGAAACGTGTGATGCGCTGTTGAAAGGAATTAAGAAACCTTTGTAA
- a CDS encoding 2-dehydro-3-deoxygalactonokinase, translating to MIGIIDCGNTGLTFYLVDKNDAILSKSRVNVGVTQTAKDGHNGRLKAGILKAFASVLGESGVAKEDVEVIVAYGMITSEMGILEVPHIVAPVSMKALADHVVVVKDESLFPIDIPLILIPGIKNPFEHSSIENIGKADLMRGEEAQAAGVLYTYDLEYPINILELGSTTKFISIDKQGRIAGSITSMSGQVYGAVIQETFIGKCVKRQDDTEHYFSETIFNTAFNCVENGGLLRTLLLTRFSEIVLPSTWFEREFFVSSAIAADDVNVFKEAEKTMGFDVSADYVMIGTEDRCALYAYLLKNKLNHRGAITKITDKREIDMLGIQGAIAISKEVSKNFL from the coding sequence ATGATAGGTATAATTGACTGTGGTAACACAGGCTTAACTTTTTATCTTGTGGATAAAAACGATGCGATTTTATCAAAAAGCAGAGTGAATGTAGGGGTAACACAAACAGCAAAAGATGGTCATAATGGAAGATTGAAAGCAGGTATTCTTAAAGCATTTGCATCCGTTTTAGGTGAAAGTGGTGTGGCTAAAGAAGATGTAGAGGTTATTGTAGCCTATGGTATGATTACTTCAGAAATGGGTATATTGGAAGTGCCGCATATTGTAGCACCCGTAAGTATGAAAGCATTAGCGGATCATGTTGTTGTTGTGAAAGATGAAAGCTTGTTCCCAATTGATATACCTTTGATTTTAATTCCTGGTATTAAAAATCCATTTGAGCATAGCAGCATTGAGAACATAGGAAAAGCGGATTTAATGCGAGGTGAGGAAGCGCAGGCTGCTGGTGTCTTATACACATATGACTTAGAATATCCCATTAATATACTTGAACTTGGGTCAACCACTAAATTCATCAGTATAGATAAACAAGGTAGAATTGCTGGCAGCATAACCTCCATGAGTGGGCAAGTATATGGTGCAGTCATTCAAGAAACGTTTATTGGAAAATGCGTTAAAAGACAAGATGACACAGAGCACTATTTTTCTGAAACAATATTTAATACAGCTTTTAACTGTGTTGAAAATGGTGGATTACTCCGAACACTATTGTTAACAAGGTTTAGTGAAATAGTATTGCCTTCTACATGGTTTGAAAGAGAATTTTTTGTAAGTAGTGCTATTGCAGCTGACGATGTTAATGTTTTCAAAGAAGCTGAAAAAACCATGGGATTTGATGTATCTGCTGATTATGTGATGATTGGTACAGAAGATAGATGTGCTTTATATGCGTATTTACTAAAAAATAAATTAAATCATCGTGGGGCTATTACGAAGATTACAGATAAGAGAGAAATTGATATGTTAGGCATACAAGGTGCAATAGCCATTTCGAAGGAAGTTAGCAAGAATTTTCTTTAA
- a CDS encoding response regulator transcription factor — protein sequence MIKVMVIDDEAKIRKGLMGYIDWTSLDCDVVKDFENGRLAIDYLADHPVDLIISDIKMPGADGLEVSKFIHHHAPNTRIILYTGYSDFKYAQSAIAFGVADFIVKPSSMEEIIGILKKNIEKIKKQQEKERHLDTLENQLENVKEYKKQSYIKKFIVGEDVDRQTVKKALEAYNSNMESYCLLLYQIKRKKTILHHQTLQFINLSLNDFNQYTFTLNDSTYGTLVFFDKPSQKNPIRVLEAKCNEINDFVIHYIKGSIFIGLSDIHYSLEEAPVAYTEAQRCLDYSFYGDNPLILYHQLKNTQNNPTYVAYNLEKISQYLIKGDAAQSTTTITSMLKIMADNREPVDYIKSMGVAIYTVAMSVVKKHNLTFSDIFSEEEPYRAILEAECIDDLIDTLNDMVNTIIHYLSIGNNNYIIKQAMNYIHNHYNTPIKLQNIADHIHINSSYLSRLFKDKTKQTITQTLRDIRIEKAKALLKDYTNKTYDVASMVGFDDAAYFSYVFKKETGYSPSQYKNLNS from the coding sequence ATGATTAAAGTAATGGTTATCGATGATGAAGCTAAAATTAGAAAGGGCCTAATGGGGTATATCGATTGGACTTCTTTAGATTGTGACGTTGTAAAAGATTTTGAAAACGGTCGGTTAGCCATTGACTATCTTGCAGACCATCCAGTAGATCTTATTATTTCAGACATTAAAATGCCTGGTGCAGATGGACTTGAGGTTTCTAAATTCATCCATCATCATGCTCCAAATACAAGAATTATTCTATATACTGGCTATTCAGATTTCAAATATGCACAATCAGCTATCGCATTTGGTGTAGCTGATTTCATTGTTAAGCCTTCAAGCATGGAAGAAATCATAGGTATTCTTAAGAAAAACATTGAGAAAATAAAAAAACAGCAGGAAAAAGAACGACATTTAGATACATTAGAAAACCAATTGGAAAACGTTAAAGAATATAAAAAACAATCCTATATAAAGAAATTTATCGTTGGGGAAGATGTTGATCGTCAAACCGTAAAAAAAGCTCTGGAGGCATACAATTCCAATATGGAAAGTTATTGTCTATTACTATATCAAATTAAGCGTAAGAAAACTATCTTACATCATCAAACGCTTCAATTTATAAATTTATCTTTAAATGATTTTAATCAATATACGTTTACCCTTAATGACTCCACTTACGGCACATTGGTCTTTTTTGATAAACCTAGCCAAAAGAACCCAATCCGTGTCCTTGAAGCAAAATGCAATGAAATCAACGACTTTGTTATTCATTATATTAAAGGCTCAATCTTTATCGGTCTGAGTGACATACATTATTCCCTTGAAGAAGCGCCTGTTGCTTATACGGAAGCTCAAAGATGTCTTGATTATTCCTTTTATGGCGATAATCCACTTATCCTCTACCATCAATTGAAAAACACACAAAATAATCCAACTTACGTGGCGTATAACTTAGAGAAAATATCGCAGTATTTAATTAAAGGTGATGCAGCCCAGTCCACCACTACCATAACCTCCATGTTAAAAATCATGGCCGATAATCGTGAACCGGTAGACTATATCAAGTCCATGGGCGTTGCGATCTACACCGTTGCTATGAGTGTCGTAAAAAAACATAATCTGACGTTCAGTGATATTTTTAGTGAGGAAGAACCTTATAGGGCTATATTAGAAGCTGAATGCATCGATGACTTAATTGACACCTTAAATGATATGGTTAATACCATCATACACTACTTATCCATAGGCAATAATAATTACATTATTAAACAAGCCATGAATTATATCCATAACCACTATAATACGCCCATTAAGTTACAGAATATTGCCGATCATATACATATCAACAGCTCCTATTTAAGTCGACTTTTTAAAGACAAAACAAAACAAACCATAACCCAGACACTCCGTGATATACGTATAGAAAAAGCAAAAGCATTACTAAAAGATTATACCAATAAAACCTATGATGTGGCTTCAATGGTAGGTTTTGATGATGCTGCATATTTCTCCTATGTATTTAAGAAAGAAACGGGCTATTCCCCTAGTCAATATAAAAACTTAAATAGCTAA
- a CDS encoding sensor histidine kinase, producing MHVFKNSSRSQHKNITSKGLLRDKIILIVSLSIVVPTFFFLFYIYTFVNDYIYNNYVNDTIEHTMSHLEDSVIHHLRIIENSYRVITSNQYIRENLYNHQVLEPSYYHDQLTKLNIETELNYMMSNDIAHTRNLIDSVFIISDPHHYYYILSSYLPNKPLIESTMTFYKNHMEDASIIRYIPEYNALYYMKSLEDYVTGEHLGKVIIGINMDELSGSFGSLKHDNWHTMIFDANNTYYFNTHKNLIGTAANTTHKKHALLKKATAVKYNSKKYLATSHHIKDLDYNLLMYIPATYFDRNLWKFFPSYVYFIVFTLLLSTIVGIYAINHITIPLGQLTKNIADISDNNFKSKMPSFKYKELNDLSIAYNRMIEQIQYLFNEVYEKQLLIRESELKALHAQINPHFIFNVLESITWEARSTDNETIEKMVTALGQLLRNNLSFTDQQMFTIEQELEYISFYLYLQQVRFSDRLSYTIQIESDDLLAYTLPKFTIQTFVENAVIHGLEKQSKKGIITINLTTSNDELVITVKDNGVGFHVNQLDLNNPQHNSHIGLKNVRQRMTLLYGATYGFTLESYPNKGTTATIKLPIDRRITHD from the coding sequence ATGCATGTTTTCAAAAACAGCAGCAGGTCACAACACAAAAATATAACCAGTAAAGGCTTGCTTAGAGATAAAATTATACTTATCGTATCATTATCTATCGTTGTACCTACATTTTTCTTCCTCTTTTACATCTATACTTTTGTTAATGATTATATCTATAATAATTATGTTAATGATACAATAGAACACACCATGAGCCATCTTGAGGACAGTGTTATCCATCATTTGCGTATTATTGAAAACAGTTACCGGGTTATAACGTCTAACCAATACATACGAGAAAACTTATATAATCACCAGGTATTAGAACCTTCTTATTATCACGACCAACTGACTAAACTCAATATTGAAACAGAACTAAACTATATGATGAGTAATGATATTGCCCACACAAGGAACCTGATTGATTCCGTTTTTATCATATCCGACCCTCATCATTATTATTATATTCTGTCCAGCTATCTTCCTAATAAGCCCCTTATTGAATCAACCATGACTTTCTATAAAAATCACATGGAAGATGCATCTATTATTCGCTATATCCCTGAGTATAACGCTCTATATTATATGAAATCATTAGAAGACTATGTAACGGGCGAACACCTTGGCAAAGTGATTATCGGTATAAACATGGACGAGTTGTCAGGCTCTTTTGGCTCTTTAAAACATGATAATTGGCATACCATGATTTTTGATGCCAATAATACGTATTATTTTAATACCCATAAGAACCTTATAGGTACTGCTGCTAATACCACCCATAAAAAGCATGCTTTACTTAAAAAGGCAACAGCTGTTAAATATAATAGCAAAAAATACTTAGCGACATCCCATCATATTAAAGATTTAGACTATAACTTGCTGATGTATATACCTGCAACTTATTTTGATAGAAATTTATGGAAGTTTTTCCCAAGTTATGTGTATTTTATTGTATTTACACTTTTATTATCCACCATTGTGGGTATTTATGCCATTAACCATATCACAATCCCCTTAGGACAACTCACAAAAAACATTGCAGATATTAGTGACAACAACTTCAAAAGCAAAATGCCAAGCTTTAAATATAAAGAACTTAACGATCTCAGCATTGCATACAACCGTATGATTGAACAGATACAATATTTGTTTAATGAAGTTTATGAAAAGCAATTGCTCATTAGAGAAAGTGAGTTAAAGGCTCTCCATGCCCAGATTAATCCTCACTTTATATTTAATGTCCTTGAATCCATTACATGGGAAGCCAGAAGCACGGATAATGAAACCATTGAAAAAATGGTGACAGCCCTTGGTCAATTACTTAGAAATAACCTTTCATTTACTGACCAGCAAATGTTTACGATCGAACAAGAGTTAGAATACATAAGCTTTTACCTTTATTTACAGCAAGTAAGATTTAGTGATCGACTATCTTATACTATTCAAATTGAATCCGATGACCTGTTGGCATACACCCTACCAAAGTTCACTATTCAAACCTTTGTTGAAAATGCTGTCATACATGGATTAGAGAAGCAGTCCAAAAAAGGGATAATTACCATTAACCTCACTACTTCTAATGACGAACTTGTTATTACAGTCAAAGATAATGGTGTAGGCTTCCATGTGAATCAGCTTGACTTAAATAACCCTCAACATAATAGCCACATAGGATTAAAAAATGTTCGTCAAAGAATGACATTATTATACGGAGCCACCTATGGTTTTACCCTTGAGAGTTATCCTAACAAAGGAACCACTGCAACAATTAAACTGCCAATAGATAGGAGGATAACACATGATTAA